Proteins from a genomic interval of Clostridium sp. 'deep sea':
- a CDS encoding ABC transporter substrate-binding protein produces MKKLYPLLLIVLMFTLIVTGCVKDVATDPDDPNNDGPRVLRITGAKITTLNQHIYETNAESAVMGKIYGNLLEAIYDKPNETYKIIGNHAVDLPTRSEDGLTWTFKVRDGLTWDDGTPITAETYEQSYKILLDPKLANTRTASFTEDVSILNALKYFKGEIADWSEVGIKALDKNTLELKLEFAIPEIDFYMNFWAGGPTSPIHTELFNQCYLNEEKTENNYGTTFETTPSSGPYELVEWVRDQYRRYEKRENYPVAQYYVPTTVEERVVEDASTRLQLFENGETDYLSLTGDDYDKYAEDPRIKFSTSSTVWSLFINMKSEDKPFLTDINFRKAMYFAMPRETIANDILKTAVPAPYVVSTSIIADADNGILYRDTEQGKAVMPKNNGYDVAFAKECMQQAFAEHGKMEVELSYSDSSDNMKRIVEFLELELEQVFGTDVIDVVLKAVPWQTKYEDMENANYDIAFGAWGGSRFNPWSNMIVYTKDWPIKMDQFMSDEFDALYERTVKGDLIFKPTERLNALAEMEQMLFENIPFVPTFQSKTAWIFSNRVHLITGGKYDPAVGFAIYQSELDPLVEGE; encoded by the coding sequence TTGAAAAAACTTTATCCACTATTGTTGATTGTATTAATGTTTACATTGATTGTAACAGGCTGTGTAAAAGATGTTGCAACTGATCCAGACGATCCAAATAATGACGGGCCACGTGTTTTAAGAATTACAGGTGCAAAAATAACAACTCTTAATCAGCACATTTATGAAACTAATGCTGAAAGTGCTGTTATGGGTAAAATCTATGGTAACTTGTTAGAGGCAATTTACGATAAGCCAAACGAAACTTACAAAATTATTGGAAACCATGCTGTGGATCTTCCAACAAGAAGTGAAGATGGCTTAACCTGGACCTTTAAGGTTAGAGATGGTTTAACATGGGATGATGGTACCCCAATTACTGCTGAAACTTATGAGCAATCATATAAAATTTTATTAGATCCTAAATTAGCAAATACCAGAACTGCCAGCTTTACTGAAGATGTTAGCATCTTAAATGCCTTAAAATACTTCAAAGGTGAAATTGCTGATTGGTCTGAAGTAGGTATTAAAGCTCTTGATAAAAATACCCTAGAGCTAAAACTAGAGTTTGCTATTCCAGAAATAGATTTTTACATGAATTTCTGGGCTGGAGGTCCTACATCTCCTATACATACAGAACTCTTTAATCAATGTTACTTAAATGAAGAAAAAACTGAAAATAACTATGGAACAACATTTGAAACTACCCCTTCATCAGGACCTTACGAGCTAGTTGAGTGGGTTAGAGACCAATACCGAAGATATGAAAAGCGTGAAAACTACCCAGTAGCCCAATATTATGTTCCTACTACTGTTGAAGAGCGAGTAGTAGAAGATGCTTCTACAAGATTACAATTATTCGAAAATGGCGAAACAGACTATTTAAGCTTAACTGGTGATGACTACGATAAATATGCTGAAGATCCACGCATTAAGTTTAGTACTTCATCTACTGTGTGGAGTTTATTTATTAACATGAAGTCAGAGGATAAACCATTTTTAACAGATATAAACTTTAGAAAAGCTATGTATTTTGCTATGCCTCGTGAAACAATTGCCAATGATATTTTAAAAACTGCGGTACCCGCTCCTTATGTTGTTTCTACTTCAATCATTGCTGATGCTGATAACGGTATTTTATATCGTGATACAGAGCAAGGCAAAGCAGTTATGCCTAAAAACAACGGATATGATGTAGCATTTGCGAAAGAATGTATGCAACAGGCATTTGCAGAGCATGGAAAAATGGAAGTAGAACTTTCCTACTCAGATTCATCTGATAATATGAAACGAATTGTTGAGTTTTTAGAGCTTGAATTAGAGCAGGTGTTTGGTACCGATGTAATTGATGTTGTATTAAAGGCTGTTCCATGGCAGACAAAATATGAAGACATGGAAAATGCAAATTATGATATTGCATTTGGTGCTTGGGGTGGAAGTAGATTTAACCCTTGGTCTAATATGATTGTTTATACAAAAGACTGGCCTATTAAAATGGATCAATTTATGAGTGACGAGTTTGATGCTTTATATGAGAGAACTGTTAAAGGTGATTTAATATTTAAGCCAACAGAAAGACTTAACGCTTTAGCTGAAATGGAGCAAATGTTGTTCGAAAATATTCCATTTGTTCCTACATTCCAAAGTAAAACAGCGTGGATATTCTCTAATAGGGTTCATTTAATTACAGGTGGTAAATATGATCCTGCAGTAGGATTTGCTATTTATCAATCTGAGTTAGATCCGCTAGTTGAAGGCGAATAA
- the purH gene encoding bifunctional phosphoribosylaminoimidazolecarboxamide formyltransferase/IMP cyclohydrolase translates to MIKRALLSVYDKTNIIEFAKKLHDMGVELISSGGTYRKISGAGIPVLAVEDVTKSPEMLDGRVKTLHPSIHGGILAKRDNKQHMSTINQHNIEQIDMVVCNLYPFAETIAKPNVTLDLAIENIDIGGPSMLRSAAKNFADVIVIIDPNDYNNIAEALAKDAGLSFSDRKALAAKAFAHTAHYDSLITNYLGEVKFPLEINFAATKQAELRYGENSHQQAAVYTTNSQNASILNCKQHQGKALSYNNINDADAALRMVLEFNKPAAVAVKHTNPCGAAVADDILTAYKRAHDADPVSIYGGIVALNRKVEENLAKELTKLFLDIVIAPEFSEEALKVFKKKKNLRILEVQNMAKGADQAPEVRRILGGYLVQDGDYLKTEDEDWQVVTNSKPTDQHYQDFIFAWKLIKHVKSNSIVVVKNGQTLGVGCGQVNRIDAAKYAFKRAGENCKGAILASDGLFPFPDVVEESAKHEIAAIIQPGGSIRDKLSIEKANENNIPMIFTGIRHFKH, encoded by the coding sequence ATGATTAAGAGAGCGTTACTAAGTGTTTATGATAAAACAAACATTATTGAGTTCGCTAAAAAACTACATGATATGGGTGTTGAACTAATATCTTCAGGTGGAACATACCGCAAAATTAGTGGTGCAGGAATACCAGTTTTAGCAGTTGAAGATGTAACAAAATCTCCTGAAATGTTAGATGGTAGAGTTAAAACACTTCACCCAAGTATTCACGGTGGAATTTTAGCTAAACGAGATAATAAACAACACATGAGTACTATTAATCAACATAATATTGAACAAATTGATATGGTTGTTTGTAATCTATATCCATTTGCCGAAACCATAGCTAAGCCTAATGTAACTTTAGACTTAGCTATTGAAAACATAGATATAGGTGGACCTTCAATGTTAAGGTCAGCTGCCAAGAATTTTGCAGATGTAATCGTAATTATAGACCCCAATGACTATAACAATATAGCAGAGGCTTTAGCTAAAGATGCTGGCTTAAGTTTTAGTGATCGTAAGGCTTTAGCGGCTAAAGCCTTTGCCCATACCGCTCACTATGATTCTTTAATAACAAATTACTTAGGTGAGGTAAAATTTCCCCTGGAGATTAATTTTGCAGCCACTAAACAAGCAGAATTACGTTATGGCGAAAACTCTCATCAGCAGGCGGCAGTATATACAACAAACTCCCAAAATGCCAGTATTTTAAACTGTAAACAACACCAAGGCAAAGCCTTATCCTATAACAATATTAATGATGCTGATGCTGCATTAAGAATGGTGCTTGAGTTTAATAAACCTGCTGCAGTGGCAGTAAAACACACAAATCCATGCGGTGCCGCAGTGGCAGATGATATATTAACTGCCTATAAAAGAGCCCATGATGCCGACCCTGTTTCAATATATGGTGGAATAGTGGCCCTTAATAGAAAAGTAGAAGAGAACTTAGCAAAAGAATTAACTAAATTATTTTTAGATATAGTTATAGCTCCAGAGTTTAGTGAAGAGGCTTTAAAAGTATTTAAAAAGAAAAAAAATCTACGAATTTTAGAGGTGCAAAACATGGCTAAAGGTGCCGACCAAGCACCCGAGGTTCGCAGAATTTTAGGCGGATATTTAGTACAAGATGGTGACTACCTTAAAACAGAAGATGAAGACTGGCAGGTAGTTACAAATAGTAAACCTACCGATCAACACTATCAAGATTTTATATTTGCCTGGAAACTTATTAAACACGTTAAATCTAACTCTATAGTGGTAGTTAAAAATGGACAAACTTTGGGTGTGGGCTGTGGTCAGGTTAACCGAATTGATGCCGCAAAATATGCCTTTAAACGTGCTGGAGAAAATTGCAAAGGTGCTATCTTAGCCTCAGATGGTTTATTTCCATTTCCTGATGTAGTAGAGGAATCTGCTAAACATGAAATAGCAGCAATTATTCAGCCAGGTGGTTCTATAAGAGATAAATTATCTATTGAAAAGGCTAACGAAAATAACATTCCGATGATCTTTACAGGTATTCGTCACTTTAAACACTAA
- the purD gene encoding phosphoribosylamine--glycine ligase, which yields MKILLIGSGGREHTLAWKIVQSPLVKKLYVAPGNAGTAQIATNVDIKATNKEALLEFALQHKIDLTVVGPEQPLADGIVDIFKSQGLKVYGPNKQAAQIEASKTFAKNLMRKYSIPTADYRAFTNYCEAKKYLINQEFPIVIKADGLAAGKGVIIAKTLNEALASLKEIMQNKAFGSAGCEVVIEQFLQGQELSLLAFTDGETVLPMVTAQDHKQAYDNDKGPNTGGMGTFSPAKLLTAEQYNDVVENIMVKTVQALKSEGITYNGVLYGGLMLTKDGVKVIEFNCRFGDPEAQVVIPRLKTDIVEIMLASLNNELGSINLTWSKKTAVCVILASGGYPTKYEKGFVISGLNQDLKDTLILHAGTKLAGTKVVTNGGRVLGITALADNKDEAIKKAYKAVEKIHFEGVFYRTDIAQRKS from the coding sequence ATGAAGATATTACTAATTGGTAGTGGTGGTAGAGAGCATACCCTAGCGTGGAAAATTGTTCAGTCTCCACTAGTAAAAAAACTCTATGTAGCACCAGGCAATGCTGGCACGGCTCAAATAGCCACCAATGTTGACATTAAAGCGACTAATAAAGAGGCTTTATTAGAGTTTGCTTTACAGCATAAAATTGACCTAACTGTAGTTGGTCCCGAGCAGCCATTGGCTGATGGTATAGTAGATATTTTTAAAAGCCAAGGGCTTAAAGTATATGGGCCCAATAAACAGGCAGCCCAGATTGAGGCGAGCAAGACTTTTGCAAAAAATCTCATGAGAAAATATAGTATTCCAACGGCTGATTACAGAGCTTTTACAAACTATTGTGAAGCAAAAAAATATCTAATAAATCAAGAGTTCCCTATAGTAATTAAAGCAGATGGACTGGCAGCAGGCAAGGGTGTTATTATAGCAAAAACTCTCAATGAAGCGTTAGCTAGCTTAAAAGAAATAATGCAGAACAAGGCCTTTGGCAGTGCTGGATGTGAGGTTGTAATAGAGCAGTTTTTACAAGGACAGGAGTTATCTTTATTAGCCTTTACAGATGGTGAAACAGTACTGCCTATGGTAACAGCCCAAGACCATAAACAAGCCTATGATAACGATAAAGGGCCAAATACAGGTGGTATGGGTACTTTTTCACCTGCAAAGCTTTTAACAGCAGAGCAATACAATGATGTTGTAGAAAATATTATGGTAAAAACTGTACAAGCACTTAAGAGCGAAGGCATAACCTATAATGGGGTATTATATGGCGGATTAATGTTAACAAAAGATGGAGTTAAAGTCATTGAATTTAACTGCCGTTTTGGTGACCCAGAGGCTCAAGTAGTTATACCGCGATTAAAAACTGATATTGTAGAAATTATGTTAGCAAGCCTTAATAACGAGCTTGGTAGTATTAACCTTACTTGGTCCAAAAAAACGGCTGTATGTGTAATTTTAGCATCTGGGGGCTATCCTACCAAATATGAAAAGGGTTTTGTTATTAGTGGTTTAAACCAAGACTTAAAAGACACCTTAATACTACATGCTGGTACAAAATTAGCAGGCACAAAAGTGGTAACTAACGGTGGTAGAGTATTGGGTATTACTGCCTTAGCAGATAACAAAGATGAGGCTATTAAAAAAGCCTATAAAGCAGTTGAAAAAATACATTTTGAAGGTGTGTTTTATCGTACAGATATTGCTCAAAGAAAGAGTTAA
- a CDS encoding ABC transporter permease: MSTYNQLPPNLNNPFKFAYDKKQQLKDDKFETEPIGFFKDAMIRFVKNKASVVAFFIISFIIIMSFVGPYMNEFSFKEQNVKLTYMPARIPGLENLGIFNGTKIQRVRFTSIEEKYKESLVEVVKIYELSGIKMADIKYDVYAYRNAKDRYYLFGTDYLGRDQWTRLWRGVRVSLLIAVIAMGVNIFIGVVYGAISGYYGGTVDLVMQRFIEILGGVPTIVVIILFILYYGSGIVPIAIALCLKGWIGMSRMIRAQFYKYKRMEYVLASRTLGAKDMTLIFRHILPNAIGILITMAALAIPGAIFNEAILAYLGLGIQAPEPSIGVLLADGQKVLMDHPHLTLFPAILISVLMVSFNLLGNGLRDAFDPTLRGIE, from the coding sequence ATGAGCACCTATAATCAACTTCCTCCAAATTTAAATAATCCGTTTAAATTTGCCTACGATAAAAAACAGCAATTAAAAGATGACAAATTTGAGACTGAACCAATTGGCTTCTTTAAAGATGCCATGATCCGTTTTGTAAAAAACAAGGCCTCTGTAGTAGCTTTTTTTATAATCTCTTTTATTATAATAATGTCTTTTGTAGGTCCATACATGAATGAGTTTAGTTTTAAAGAGCAAAACGTTAAATTAACCTATATGCCAGCCAGAATTCCCGGTTTAGAAAACTTAGGAATTTTTAATGGAACTAAAATTCAACGTGTCAGATTTACCAGTATTGAAGAAAAGTATAAAGAGTCCTTAGTTGAAGTAGTAAAGATATATGAACTAAGTGGTATAAAAATGGCGGACATAAAATACGATGTCTATGCTTACAGAAATGCTAAAGACCGATACTATCTCTTTGGCACAGATTATTTAGGCAGAGACCAATGGACTCGACTATGGAGAGGGGTTAGAGTATCTCTCTTAATTGCTGTAATAGCAATGGGTGTAAATATTTTTATTGGGGTAGTGTATGGAGCAATATCTGGTTATTATGGTGGCACTGTAGATTTAGTAATGCAACGTTTTATTGAAATACTTGGTGGTGTTCCTACAATAGTAGTTATTATTTTGTTTATTTTATACTATGGCTCGGGCATTGTTCCCATAGCAATAGCGCTTTGTTTGAAGGGTTGGATCGGCATGAGTAGAATGATTCGTGCCCAGTTTTATAAATATAAAAGAATGGAATATGTATTGGCATCAAGGACTTTGGGTGCTAAAGATATGACCTTAATATTTAGGCATATACTGCCAAATGCTATTGGTATTTTAATAACCATGGCTGCTTTAGCAATACCCGGTGCAATCTTTAATGAGGCTATTTTAGCTTATTTAGGATTAGGAATTCAGGCTCCAGAGCCCTCAATTGGTGTATTATTAGCAGACGGCCAAAAAGTTTTAATGGATCACCCTCACTTAACTTTGTTTCCTGCCATTTTAATATCGGTGTTAATGGTTTCCTTTAACCTGTTGGGTAATGGTTTAAGAGACGCGTTTGATCCAACGTTACGTGGAATTGAATAG
- a CDS encoding VanW family protein, whose product MKKKLFCELHPITYNISVFKGVLVRRIKWVFSCRKYSHIYLKEHLPTVVYQHKSLIRRQLGDVDMQLQENKAHNLAISTPKVNGILIKPKEVFSFWRLVGKCSKSKGYKEGLFIKFNKITKGTGGGICQFSNLIHWLVLHSPLQIVEKHRHFHADIFPDSGRKVPFGTGTSIMYNYLDYQFVNNTSQTFQLVTYINNGYLVGELRSESAIVYNYEVVEEEHYFEKLGNDYYRHNKVYKITKDSHNNIISRELIVENYAKVLYDHKFIPREKILN is encoded by the coding sequence ATGAAGAAAAAATTATTTTGTGAACTACACCCCATAACGTATAATATTTCGGTTTTTAAAGGGGTTTTGGTGAGAAGAATAAAGTGGGTTTTCAGCTGTAGAAAATACTCTCATATATATTTAAAAGAACACCTGCCTACAGTTGTTTACCAGCATAAGTCTCTTATTCGTAGACAATTAGGAGATGTTGATATGCAGCTTCAAGAGAATAAAGCTCATAATTTAGCTATATCTACTCCTAAAGTTAATGGAATATTAATAAAACCTAAAGAGGTATTTTCGTTTTGGCGTTTGGTAGGCAAATGCTCCAAATCAAAGGGTTATAAAGAAGGTCTGTTTATAAAGTTTAACAAAATCACTAAGGGTACTGGTGGTGGCATATGTCAGTTTTCCAATTTAATTCATTGGCTAGTTTTACACAGTCCTTTACAAATAGTAGAAAAACATCGCCATTTTCATGCTGATATATTTCCAGATAGTGGCAGAAAAGTTCCATTTGGTACGGGTACTTCAATTATGTATAACTATCTTGACTACCAATTTGTTAACAATACAAGTCAAACATTTCAGTTAGTTACATATATTAATAACGGTTATTTAGTAGGCGAACTTAGGAGTGAATCTGCAATAGTATATAATTATGAAGTAGTTGAGGAAGAACATTATTTTGAGAAACTAGGCAACGATTATTATAGACATAATAAGGTTTATAAAATAACTAAAGATAGCCATAATAATATTATCTCAAGAGAATTAATAGTGGAGAACTATGCCAAGGTGTTATATGACCATAAGTTTATACCAAGAGAGAAAATTTTAAACTAG
- a CDS encoding DUF3899 domain-containing protein, whose translation MKYTLPSSTILAALYVLSNPAANFFSNLSNIFFIVGLIHLFIGLAIAVKNGGLFKGLNYFWYKNFIHKRKQSGDTDDPELVKPMNIYEFTQERYSKKYQYKHFLVIGISGFVFAIFMAVI comes from the coding sequence ATGAAATACACACTTCCCTCGTCTACCATTCTTGCTGCTTTATATGTCTTATCTAATCCAGCTGCCAATTTTTTTAGCAATTTATCTAATATTTTTTTTATAGTTGGATTAATACATTTATTTATTGGACTTGCTATTGCTGTCAAAAACGGTGGACTATTTAAAGGTCTAAATTATTTCTGGTACAAAAACTTTATTCATAAAAGAAAACAATCTGGAGATACTGACGACCCAGAACTAGTTAAACCTATGAATATCTATGAGTTTACTCAAGAAAGATACAGTAAAAAGTATCAATACAAACACTTTTTAGTAATTGGCATAAGTGGCTTTGTGTTTGCTATTTTTATGGCAGTTATATAA
- a CDS encoding ABC transporter ATP-binding protein: MSYAIEVNNIYVTFNTYGGKVHAVRDVSFKVKQGETLAIVGESGSGKSVTAKTIMGILSKNSNIEAGSIIYEGKNILEYTDNEMSNIRGSEIGMIFQDPMSSLNPVMKIGKQITEALRLKSKMSKAEAKEKALKLMTDVGIDQVEKRYNQYPFQFSGGMRQRIVIAATLACDPKVLICDEPTTALDVTVQSKILDLIKELQRKRNIAVIFITHDLGVVANVADNVAVMYAGRIVEKGSVRDIFYNPKSPYAMALLASMPDLETDTERELYAIPGTPPNMLFPPKGDAFANRNQFALNVDFEEQPPEFKISDTHVASTWLLHPDAPEVKPQDFVIAHKEKEEASYSKASHIDYKNKVLQVKGLKQHFTSGWGKRKLVVKAVDDISFDIYKGETFGLVGESGCGKTTTGRAIIRLYEPTAGKVIFRGKNIAQKMRDKERRDSTRGIEMIFQDPITSLNPRMTVKEIIGEGLRINKLCKSEAEMMDIIYEMLDVVGLTREHASRYPHEFSGGQRQRIGVARALITNPELVIADEPVSALDVSVQAQVLNLMNSIKKRLGLTILFIAHDLSVVKYFSDRIGVMYYGKLVEVAESEELYRNPLHPYTVSLLSAIPHPNPEYEKTRKLIKYHPSMHNYKDKKVELVEIKQGHFVRCCQDEMKRYLAKLK, encoded by the coding sequence ATGAGTTATGCAATAGAAGTAAATAATATATATGTAACGTTTAACACTTACGGTGGTAAGGTGCATGCTGTACGAGATGTATCTTTTAAGGTGAAACAGGGTGAAACTTTAGCAATTGTAGGTGAATCTGGCTCCGGAAAGTCTGTAACAGCTAAAACTATAATGGGTATATTAAGTAAAAACTCTAATATAGAAGCAGGATCAATTATCTATGAAGGTAAAAATATCTTAGAATATACGGATAATGAAATGAGTAATATTCGTGGTTCAGAAATAGGTATGATATTTCAAGACCCCATGTCTTCGCTTAATCCGGTTATGAAAATTGGTAAACAAATCACTGAGGCTTTAAGACTTAAATCAAAAATGAGTAAAGCTGAGGCCAAAGAAAAAGCCTTAAAACTGATGACAGATGTTGGAATTGACCAAGTTGAAAAACGATATAATCAGTATCCATTTCAGTTTTCGGGAGGTATGAGGCAAAGAATAGTAATAGCAGCTACCTTAGCTTGTGATCCCAAAGTTTTAATTTGTGATGAACCAACAACTGCTTTAGATGTAACTGTACAGTCAAAAATTTTAGACTTAATTAAGGAACTACAAAGAAAACGCAATATTGCGGTAATATTTATTACCCATGACCTTGGAGTAGTAGCGAATGTAGCAGATAATGTAGCAGTTATGTATGCTGGAAGAATTGTTGAAAAGGGTTCTGTTAGGGACATTTTTTATAACCCTAAATCTCCATATGCAATGGCTTTATTGGCTTCAATGCCAGACCTAGAAACTGATACGGAGCGGGAGTTATACGCCATACCGGGTACCCCCCCTAACATGTTGTTTCCACCTAAAGGTGATGCTTTTGCTAACAGAAATCAATTTGCCTTAAACGTAGACTTTGAAGAGCAACCACCAGAGTTTAAGATTAGCGATACTCATGTAGCAAGCACTTGGTTGTTACATCCAGATGCTCCAGAGGTTAAACCACAAGACTTTGTTATTGCCCATAAAGAGAAAGAAGAAGCCTCTTATAGCAAAGCCTCTCATATTGATTATAAAAATAAAGTTTTACAGGTTAAAGGTCTTAAACAGCATTTTACTAGTGGCTGGGGTAAAAGAAAACTAGTAGTTAAAGCAGTAGATGATATTAGCTTTGATATTTATAAAGGTGAAACCTTTGGTTTAGTAGGTGAGTCTGGTTGTGGTAAAACTACTACTGGCAGAGCAATAATTAGATTATACGAGCCTACCGCTGGTAAAGTTATCTTTAGAGGCAAAAATATTGCTCAAAAAATGCGAGATAAAGAACGTAGAGATTCTACTAGAGGTATTGAAATGATATTTCAAGACCCAATTACCTCACTTAACCCCAGAATGACTGTTAAAGAGATTATTGGTGAAGGTTTACGTATTAATAAACTCTGCAAGTCAGAGGCTGAAATGATGGATATTATTTATGAAATGCTGGATGTTGTAGGTTTAACAAGAGAACATGCCTCACGATATCCCCATGAGTTCTCCGGAGGTCAACGCCAAAGAATAGGAGTAGCTAGAGCTTTAATAACAAATCCCGAACTAGTAATTGCTGATGAACCTGTTTCAGCACTTGATGTATCAGTACAGGCTCAGGTTTTAAACCTAATGAATAGCATAAAAAAGAGATTAGGATTAACAATTTTGTTTATTGCCCATGACCTATCTGTTGTAAAATACTTTTCAGATAGAATTGGCGTAATGTATTATGGTAAATTGGTAGAGGTTGCTGAGTCAGAGGAGCTATACAGAAACCCCTTACATCCTTATACTGTATCATTATTATCAGCAATACCTCATCCTAATCCAGAGTATGAAAAAACAAGAAAACTAATTAAATATCATCCTTCAATGCATAATTATAAGGATAAAAAAGTAGAACTAGTTGAAATCAAACAAGGACATTTTGTACGCTGTTGCCAAGACGAAATGAAAAGATATTTAGCAAAACTAAAGTAG
- a CDS encoding ABC transporter permease, producing MVRYTLQRLLLIVITLFLVVSIAFVTIRMMPGSFIKNRMMPAEIRKIIEDKYHINDPLIVQYKYFLTNVLKGDFGVSLGIQPKVPVFDILRSKIPITLQLNLFSLAIIIPFATLFGITTALKKNQFYDHFINVLVVVMISVPSFVFASLLQYNLAFKLGWFPILITTEKTLTLSKLHSMILPILALSFGAIAGLTRYIRAELAENLNSEFMLLAKAKGLKQIQAVFRHAIRNSFIPLANMIIPLFMGILGGSLVIEKIFGIPGTGPLMISAINAHDHPVAIAVLLFYSGIGLISILLVDLSYGIIDPRIRIGGKR from the coding sequence ATGGTTAGGTATACACTACAGAGATTACTACTCATAGTAATAACTTTATTTCTTGTTGTATCCATTGCCTTTGTTACAATAAGAATGATGCCAGGTAGTTTTATCAAAAACAGAATGATGCCAGCAGAAATACGCAAAATCATTGAAGACAAATATCATATAAATGATCCACTAATTGTTCAATACAAGTACTTTTTAACAAATGTATTAAAAGGAGATTTCGGAGTTAGTTTAGGAATACAGCCTAAGGTACCCGTTTTCGATATCTTAAGAAGCAAAATACCTATTACTTTACAGCTAAACTTATTTTCATTAGCAATAATAATACCGTTTGCAACATTGTTTGGGATAACGACGGCGCTGAAAAAAAACCAATTCTATGACCACTTTATAAATGTATTAGTAGTAGTAATGATTTCAGTACCATCTTTTGTATTTGCATCTTTGTTGCAATACAATTTGGCGTTTAAACTTGGCTGGTTTCCAATTTTAATAACAACAGAAAAAACACTAACTCTAAGTAAATTACATTCCATGATATTACCTATATTAGCACTCTCTTTTGGTGCAATAGCAGGGTTAACCCGTTATATTAGAGCTGAGCTAGCTGAGAATTTAAATTCGGAATTTATGCTTTTAGCGAAAGCAAAAGGTTTAAAACAGATACAAGCAGTATTTCGTCATGCTATTAGAAACTCATTTATTCCTTTAGCAAATATGATCATTCCTTTATTTATGGGTATTTTAGGAGGCTCTTTGGTTATTGAAAAGATCTTTGGAATACCAGGAACAGGGCCTTTAATGATATCTGCTATTAATGCCCATGATCATCCAGTTGCCATAGCTGTATTACTATTTTACTCAGGGATAGGTTTAATCTCTATCTTACTGGTGGACTTATCATACGGCATAATTGATCCTAGAATACGAATAGGAGGAAAGAGATAA